A portion of the Camelus ferus isolate YT-003-E chromosome 16, BCGSAC_Cfer_1.0, whole genome shotgun sequence genome contains these proteins:
- the C16H17orf50 gene encoding LOW QUALITY PROTEIN: uncharacterized protein C17orf50 homolog (The sequence of the model RefSeq protein was modified relative to this genomic sequence to represent the inferred CDS: deleted 1 base in 1 codon) yields MDKHDGETELDRNDGTCLRSLARKCRNQGNQALLCQGNPALCNPLLKSCWPRASRVKTPLWKKELEEPRAGEAEAEAAEEGSEEEEEDDEDDEERLPVEGAAEGEAEGGEAARGEGRQRGSVSYCPLRQESSTQQVALLRRADGSFWGWFAPLALLGGLGAPADRKRNPPEEPCVLETPRRRPRGGGCARCEILFCKKCRNLHSPPAYVAHCILEHPDLGPSGPGQRHRLEKRKQPFWETCPFRQNIQ; encoded by the exons atggataaacacg atggggaaacggaGCTTGACAGAAACGACGGGACTTGCCTCAGATCACTAGCTAGAAAGTGCAGGAACCAGGGAAATCAGGCCCTCCTTTGCCAAGGAAATCCTGCACTCTGTAACCCTCTCTTGAAATCTTGCTGGCCCCGAGCATCTC GCGTCAAGACCCCCTTGTGgaagaaggagctggaggagcccCGGGccggggaggcagaggcagaggccgCTGAGGAGGggtcggaggaggaggaggaggacgacgaGGACGACGAGGAGAGGCTGCCAGTGGAAGGCGCGGCGGAGGGCGAGGCGGAGGGCGGGGAGGCGGCGCGCGGCGAGGGCCGCCAGCGGGGCTCGGTGTCCTACTGCCCGCTGCGCCAGGAGTCCAGCACCCAGCAGGTGGCGCTGCTGCGGCGCGCGGACGGCAGCTTCTGGGGCTGGTTC GCCCCTTTGGCGCTGCTCGGCGGCCTGGGCGCTCCGGCCGACAG GAAGCGGAACCCCCCGGAGGAGCCGTGCGTGCTGGAGACGCCGCGGCGGCGGCCGCGCGGCGGGGGCTGCGCGCGCTGCGAGATCCTTTTCTGCAAGAAGTGCAGGAACCTGCACAGCCCGCCGGCCTACGTGGCGCACTGCATCCTGGAGCACCCGGATCTGG GTCCTTCTGGCCCGGGGCAGAGGCATCGcctagagaagagaaaacagcccTTCTGGGAAACTTGCCCCTTCCGTCAAAACATTCAATAA
- the MMP28 gene encoding matrix metalloproteinase-28 isoform X1 produces the protein MAVRVGLLLRALPLLLWGGLDVQHAQRVGQELRREAELFLEKYGYLDDQVPKGPTSTRFRNAIREFQWVSQLPISGVLDSATLRQMTQPRCGVADTDSQVAWTQRVSALFAGRRAKMRRKKRFAGQGNKWYKQHLSYRLVNWPQHLPEPAVRGAVRAAFQLWSNVSALEFWEAPATGPADIRLTFFQGDHNDGLSNAFDGPGGALAHAFLPRRGEAHFDRDERWSLSRRRGRNLFVVLAHEIGHTLGLTHSAAPRALMAPYYKKLGRDALLSWDDVLAVQGLYGKPQGGSVAIQLPGKLFTDFEAWDPHRLQGRHPETRGPKYCHSSFDAITVDGQQQLYIFQGSHFWEVSADGNVSEPLPLQERWAGLPPHIEAAAVSLEDGDFYFFKGSRCWRFRGTKPVWGSPQLCRTGGLPRHPDAALFFPPLSRLILFKGPRYYVLAPGGLQVEPYYPRGLQDWGSVPKEVSGALPRPNGSIIFFRDDRYWSLDQAKRQTTASGRWATELPWMGCWHANSGGALF, from the exons ATGGCCGTGCGTGTCGGCCTCCTGCTGCGGgcgctgccgctgctgctgtgGGGCGGCCTGGACGTCCAGCACGCCCAGCGCGTAGGCCAGGAGCTGCGCAGGGAGGCTGAG TTATTCTTGGAGAAGTACGGATATCTCGATGATCAGGtccccaaaggtcccacctccacgCGATTCCGCAATGCCATCAG GGAGTTCCAGTGGGTGTCCCAGCTGCCCATCAGTGGCGTGCTAGACTCGGCTACCCTGCGCCAGATGACACAGCCCCGCTGCGGAGTAGCAGATACTGACAGCCAGGTGGCCTGGACCCAGAGAGTCAGTGCCCTTTTTGCTGGACGCCGGGCCAAAATGAGGCGTAAGAAACGCTTTGCAGGGCAAG GCAACAAGTGGTATAAGCAGCACCTCTCCTACCGCCTGGTAAACTGGCCCCAGCACCTGCCCGAGCCGGCAGTTCGGGGGGCCGTGCGCGCCGCCTTCCAGCTGTGGAGCAACGTCTCGGCGCTGGAGTTCTGGGAGGCTCCGGCCACAGGCCCCGCTGACATCCGCCTCACCTTCTTCCAAGGGGACCACAACGACGGGCTGAGCAACGCCTTCGATGGCCCAG GGGGCGCCCTGGCGCACGCCTTCCTGCCCCGCCGCGGCGAAGCGCACTTCGACCGAGACGAGCGCTGGTCCCTGAGCCGCCGCCGCGGGCGCAACCTGTTCGTGGTGCTGGCGCACGAGATCGGCCACACGCTCGGCCTGACCCACTCGGCGGCGCCGCGCGCGCTCATGGCGCCCTACTATAAGAAGCTGGGCCGCGACGCGCTGCTCAGCTGGGACGACGTGCTGGCCGTGCAGGGCCTGTATG GGAAGCCCCAGGGGGGCTCAGTGGCCATCCAGCTCCCGGGAAAGCTGTTCACTGACTTTGAGGCCTGGGACCCCCACAGACTCCAGGGAAGGCACCCCGAAACCCGGGGTCCTAAATATTGCCACTCTTCCTTCGATGCCATCACTGTAG ATGGGCAACAGCAACTGTACATTTTTCAAGGGAGCCACTTCTGGGAGGTATCAGCTGATGGCAACGTCTCCGAGCCCCTCCCACTACAGGAAAGGTGGGCGGGACTGCCCCCCCACATTGAGGCTGCAGCAGTATCACTGGAGGATGGAGACTTCTACTTCTTCAAAG GAAGTCGATGCTGGAGGTTCCGGGGCACCAAGCCAGTGTGGGGCTCACCACAGCTGTGCCGGACAGGGGGCCTGCCTCGCCACCCCGATGcagccctcttcttccctcctctgagccGCCTCATCCTCTTCAAAGGCCCCCGCTACTATGTGCTGGCCCCAGGGGGACTGCAGGTGGAGCCCTACTACCCCCGAGGCCTGCAGGACTGGGGCAGTGTCCCTAAGGAGGTCAGTGGTGCCCTGCCCAGGCCCAACGGCTCCATCATCTTCTTCAGAGATGATCGCTACTGGTCCCTGGACCAGGCCAAACGTCAGACAACTGCCTCAGGCCGCTGGGCCACAGAGCTGCCCTGGATGGGCTGCTGGCACGCCAACTCAGGGGGCGCCCTGTTCTGA
- the MMP28 gene encoding matrix metalloproteinase-28 isoform X2, with protein MAVRVGLLLRALPLLLWGGLDVQHAQRVGQELRREAELFLEKYGYLDDQVPKGPTSTRFRNAIREFQWVSQLPISGVLDSATLRQMTQPRCGVADTDSQVAWTQRVSALFAGRRAKMRRKKRFAGQGNKWYKQHLSYRLVNWPQHLPEPAVRGAVRAAFQLWSNVSALEFWEAPATGPADIRLTFFQGDHNDGLSNAFDGPGGALAHAFLPRRGEAHFDRDERWSLSRRRGRNLFVVLAHEIGHTLGLTHSAAPRALMAPYYKKLGRDALLSWDDVLAVQGLYDGQQQLYIFQGSHFWEVSADGNVSEPLPLQERWAGLPPHIEAAAVSLEDGDFYFFKGSRCWRFRGTKPVWGSPQLCRTGGLPRHPDAALFFPPLSRLILFKGPRYYVLAPGGLQVEPYYPRGLQDWGSVPKEVSGALPRPNGSIIFFRDDRYWSLDQAKRQTTASGRWATELPWMGCWHANSGGALF; from the exons ATGGCCGTGCGTGTCGGCCTCCTGCTGCGGgcgctgccgctgctgctgtgGGGCGGCCTGGACGTCCAGCACGCCCAGCGCGTAGGCCAGGAGCTGCGCAGGGAGGCTGAG TTATTCTTGGAGAAGTACGGATATCTCGATGATCAGGtccccaaaggtcccacctccacgCGATTCCGCAATGCCATCAG GGAGTTCCAGTGGGTGTCCCAGCTGCCCATCAGTGGCGTGCTAGACTCGGCTACCCTGCGCCAGATGACACAGCCCCGCTGCGGAGTAGCAGATACTGACAGCCAGGTGGCCTGGACCCAGAGAGTCAGTGCCCTTTTTGCTGGACGCCGGGCCAAAATGAGGCGTAAGAAACGCTTTGCAGGGCAAG GCAACAAGTGGTATAAGCAGCACCTCTCCTACCGCCTGGTAAACTGGCCCCAGCACCTGCCCGAGCCGGCAGTTCGGGGGGCCGTGCGCGCCGCCTTCCAGCTGTGGAGCAACGTCTCGGCGCTGGAGTTCTGGGAGGCTCCGGCCACAGGCCCCGCTGACATCCGCCTCACCTTCTTCCAAGGGGACCACAACGACGGGCTGAGCAACGCCTTCGATGGCCCAG GGGGCGCCCTGGCGCACGCCTTCCTGCCCCGCCGCGGCGAAGCGCACTTCGACCGAGACGAGCGCTGGTCCCTGAGCCGCCGCCGCGGGCGCAACCTGTTCGTGGTGCTGGCGCACGAGATCGGCCACACGCTCGGCCTGACCCACTCGGCGGCGCCGCGCGCGCTCATGGCGCCCTACTATAAGAAGCTGGGCCGCGACGCGCTGCTCAGCTGGGACGACGTGCTGGCCGTGCAGGGCCTGTATG ATGGGCAACAGCAACTGTACATTTTTCAAGGGAGCCACTTCTGGGAGGTATCAGCTGATGGCAACGTCTCCGAGCCCCTCCCACTACAGGAAAGGTGGGCGGGACTGCCCCCCCACATTGAGGCTGCAGCAGTATCACTGGAGGATGGAGACTTCTACTTCTTCAAAG GAAGTCGATGCTGGAGGTTCCGGGGCACCAAGCCAGTGTGGGGCTCACCACAGCTGTGCCGGACAGGGGGCCTGCCTCGCCACCCCGATGcagccctcttcttccctcctctgagccGCCTCATCCTCTTCAAAGGCCCCCGCTACTATGTGCTGGCCCCAGGGGGACTGCAGGTGGAGCCCTACTACCCCCGAGGCCTGCAGGACTGGGGCAGTGTCCCTAAGGAGGTCAGTGGTGCCCTGCCCAGGCCCAACGGCTCCATCATCTTCTTCAGAGATGATCGCTACTGGTCCCTGGACCAGGCCAAACGTCAGACAACTGCCTCAGGCCGCTGGGCCACAGAGCTGCCCTGGATGGGCTGCTGGCACGCCAACTCAGGGGGCGCCCTGTTCTGA